The following are from one region of the Flavimobilis soli genome:
- a CDS encoding cytidine deaminase — MTNQPEIDWEALRAAARDVMTRAYVPYSKFPVGVAALVDDGRIVVGCNVENASYPVGLCAECGLVSQLHASGGGRLVAFTCVDGQGNTLMPCGRCRQLLWEHGGARLLVDSVSGIKPMSEVLPDAFGPDDLTEYAEKSKS; from the coding sequence ATGACGAACCAGCCTGAGATCGACTGGGAGGCGCTGCGGGCTGCCGCCCGCGACGTCATGACCCGCGCGTACGTGCCGTACTCGAAGTTCCCCGTGGGCGTCGCCGCCCTCGTGGACGACGGTCGGATCGTCGTCGGGTGCAACGTCGAGAACGCCTCCTACCCGGTGGGCCTGTGCGCCGAGTGCGGCCTCGTCTCCCAGCTCCACGCGAGCGGGGGAGGGCGCCTCGTCGCGTTCACGTGCGTCGACGGGCAGGGCAACACGCTCATGCCATGCGGCCGCTGCCGCCAGCTTCTCTGGGAGCACGGCGGGGCGCGGCTGCTCGTCGACTCCGTGAGCGGCATCAAGCCCATGAGCGAGGTCCTGCCGGACGCCTTCGGGCCGGACGACCTCACCGAGTATGCAGAGAAGAGCAAGTCATGA
- a CDS encoding ABC transporter ATP-binding protein, with translation MKLELRGITKRFGALVANDHIDLTVAPGEIHCLLGENGAGKSTLMNVLYGLYTADEGEVLLDDQPVSFAGPGDAMAAGIGMVHQHFMLVPVFTVAENVMLGHEPTKSGGRLDLDQARAKVREIADRFGFHVDPDALVEDLPVGVQQRVEIIKALSRDAKVLVFDEPTAVLTPQETDELMAIMRQLKDEGAAIVFITHKLREVREVADRITVMRRGAVVGEAKPGSSDAELASLMVGRAVELTVHKDAPKYSDALLNVENLEIRDQSGLVLVDDVSFQVRGGEVLVVAGVQGNGQTELADALLGLVTPAAGRIELNGTDLVGRSVRQFLDAGIGFVPEDRGHDGLVGSFSVAENLILNRTDGAPFVRGGSLQLKERDDFARERVEEFDIRTQSIETKAGRLSGGNQQKVVLARELSRDLNLFVACQPTRGVDVGSIEFIHKRIVATRDAGIPVIVVATELDEALALGDRILVMYRGRIVGIVPSTTPRDVLGLMMAGISVEGHEAA, from the coding sequence ATGAAGCTCGAGCTGCGCGGCATCACCAAGCGCTTCGGTGCGCTTGTCGCCAACGACCACATCGACCTCACGGTCGCTCCCGGGGAGATCCACTGCCTCCTCGGTGAGAACGGCGCTGGCAAGTCCACACTGATGAACGTCCTGTACGGCCTCTATACCGCCGACGAGGGCGAGGTGCTGCTGGACGACCAGCCCGTCAGCTTCGCCGGCCCCGGCGACGCGATGGCCGCCGGTATCGGCATGGTGCACCAGCACTTCATGCTCGTCCCCGTCTTCACCGTCGCCGAGAACGTCATGCTCGGGCACGAGCCCACCAAGAGCGGTGGCCGGCTCGACCTCGACCAGGCGCGTGCCAAGGTCCGTGAGATCGCCGACCGCTTCGGCTTCCACGTCGACCCCGACGCGCTCGTCGAGGACCTCCCCGTCGGCGTGCAGCAGCGCGTCGAGATCATCAAGGCTCTGTCCCGCGACGCGAAGGTGCTCGTGTTCGACGAGCCGACCGCAGTGCTCACGCCGCAGGAGACCGACGAGCTGATGGCGATCATGCGGCAGCTCAAGGACGAGGGTGCCGCGATCGTCTTCATCACCCACAAGCTCCGTGAGGTCCGTGAGGTCGCGGACCGCATCACGGTCATGCGCCGCGGCGCCGTCGTCGGCGAGGCCAAGCCGGGCTCTAGCGACGCCGAGCTCGCCTCGCTCATGGTCGGCCGCGCGGTCGAGCTGACCGTCCACAAGGACGCGCCGAAGTACTCCGACGCGCTCCTCAACGTCGAGAACCTCGAGATCCGCGACCAGTCCGGCCTCGTCCTCGTCGACGACGTCTCGTTCCAGGTCCGCGGCGGCGAGGTCCTCGTCGTCGCCGGCGTCCAGGGCAACGGCCAGACGGAGCTCGCTGACGCGCTCCTCGGCCTCGTCACGCCCGCCGCCGGGCGCATCGAGCTCAACGGCACCGACCTCGTCGGGCGCAGCGTCCGTCAGTTCCTCGACGCCGGCATCGGCTTCGTGCCTGAGGACCGCGGCCACGACGGTCTCGTCGGCTCCTTCTCCGTCGCGGAGAACCTCATCCTCAACCGCACCGACGGCGCGCCCTTCGTGCGCGGCGGCTCGCTGCAGCTGAAGGAGCGCGACGACTTCGCGCGTGAGCGAGTCGAGGAGTTCGACATCCGCACCCAGAGCATCGAGACCAAGGCTGGCCGCCTCTCCGGCGGAAACCAGCAGAAGGTCGTCCTGGCGCGCGAGCTGTCGCGCGACCTCAACCTGTTCGTCGCCTGCCAGCCCACGCGCGGCGTCGACGTCGGGTCGATCGAGTTCATCCACAAGAGGATCGTCGCCACCCGCGACGCCGGCATCCCCGTCATCGTCGTGGCCACCGAGCTCGACGAGGCGCTCGCGCTCGGCGACCGGATCCTCGTCATGTACCGCGGGCGCATCGTCGGGATCGTCCCGTCGACCACCCCGCGTGACGTGCTGGGCCTGATGATGGCCGGCATCTCGGTAGAAGGGCACGAAGCCGCATGA
- a CDS encoding adenosine deaminase: MTTPPVPTVDEIRLLPKVVLHDHLDGGLRPQTILELAEPIGHQLPANDAESLGRWFVDAADSGSLVKYLETFDHTIAVMQTAESLERVAREAVIDLAADGVVYAEQRWAPEQHLRGGLSLQEAVEAVGRGLAQGEQTVRDAGGEIIARQLVTAMRHADRSQEIAALTLANKGKHGVVGFDIAGAEKGFLPSLHSAAFDMLNKGLVPATVHAGEADGVASIEDALTAGHAVRLGHGARIVEDIQGTEEAMRKRGKADLSELVVGPVAAWVRDRRIALELCPSSNVQTATAVSVREHPISLLKNLGFAVTVNTDNRLMSGTSMTREMHLLATEADWILDDFLAVTLTAAWNAFIGFDERQELVEKLVLPRATVVREERKSL, encoded by the coding sequence ATGACAACGCCTCCCGTCCCCACCGTCGACGAGATCCGCCTGCTGCCCAAGGTCGTCCTGCACGACCACCTGGACGGCGGCCTGCGACCGCAGACCATCCTCGAGCTGGCCGAGCCGATCGGCCACCAGCTTCCCGCGAACGACGCCGAGTCCCTCGGCCGGTGGTTCGTGGACGCGGCCGACTCGGGGTCCCTCGTGAAGTACCTCGAGACCTTCGACCACACGATCGCGGTCATGCAGACGGCCGAGTCCCTCGAGCGCGTCGCGCGCGAGGCCGTGATCGACCTCGCGGCGGACGGCGTGGTCTACGCCGAGCAGCGGTGGGCGCCCGAGCAGCACCTGCGCGGCGGCCTGAGCCTCCAGGAGGCCGTCGAGGCCGTCGGTCGCGGCCTCGCCCAGGGCGAGCAGACCGTCCGCGACGCGGGCGGCGAGATCATCGCCCGCCAGCTCGTCACGGCGATGCGCCACGCGGACCGCTCCCAGGAGATCGCGGCGCTCACGCTCGCGAACAAGGGCAAGCACGGCGTCGTCGGCTTCGACATCGCGGGTGCGGAGAAGGGCTTCCTGCCGTCGCTCCACTCGGCCGCGTTCGACATGCTCAACAAGGGTCTCGTGCCCGCCACCGTCCACGCCGGCGAGGCGGACGGCGTCGCGTCGATCGAGGACGCGCTCACCGCAGGCCACGCGGTGCGCCTCGGCCACGGTGCGCGCATCGTCGAGGACATCCAGGGCACCGAGGAGGCCATGCGCAAGCGTGGCAAGGCCGACTTGAGCGAGCTCGTCGTCGGCCCCGTCGCCGCCTGGGTCCGCGACCGACGCATCGCGCTCGAGCTGTGCCCGTCGTCGAACGTCCAGACGGCGACCGCGGTGAGCGTGCGCGAGCACCCCATCTCGCTGCTCAAGAACCTCGGCTTCGCGGTCACCGTGAACACCGACAACCGCCTCATGTCGGGCACGTCGATGACCCGTGAGATGCACCTTCTCGCGACCGAGGCGGACTGGATCCTCGACGACTTCCTTGCCGTAACGTTGACGGCGGCGTGGAACGCCTTCATCGGCTTCGACGAGCGCCAGGAGCTCGTCGAGAAGCTCGTCCTTCCGCGCGCCACCGTCGTCCGTGAGGAGCGCAAGTCCCTATGA
- a CDS encoding ABC transporter permease, whose translation MSTTEAPQPAQGAPAATEKVENADSRWTKAFREIVSGSWGVSIGAVILALVAGSIMIIATDEGVRSTSSYFFSRPGDMLEAAWAAIRDAYLALFRGGVWNYKADNLTDAIKPLTVTLKYATPLIGAGLGLAVGFRAGLFNIGGQGQMILAAIGAGWIGFKLDLPAGVHLVVAVLVGLAMGALWAGIAGALKAFTGAHEVITTIMLNHTAYYLLFFLLATPGLLQAPGSSNPKTPAMKETAVMPVLFQGGFPIHLGFVFALVAVAITWWLLERSRIGFTFKAVGENPSAARVAGIDVPRTTLYVMLVSGALVGLAGATQVLGTSVTGFSTDVDAGIGFDAITVALLGRSSPLGVLGAGILFGAFKAGGATMQAAETIPIEIVTVIQSLIVLFIAAPPLVRAIFRLPAPGATKSSRRARKEVAA comes from the coding sequence ATGAGCACGACCGAAGCACCGCAGCCCGCTCAGGGCGCACCCGCTGCGACCGAGAAGGTCGAGAACGCTGACTCGCGCTGGACGAAGGCGTTCCGCGAGATCGTCAGCGGATCGTGGGGCGTCTCGATCGGCGCCGTCATCCTCGCGCTCGTCGCGGGATCGATCATGATCATCGCGACCGACGAGGGCGTCCGCTCGACGTCGTCGTACTTCTTCTCGCGCCCGGGCGACATGCTCGAGGCCGCGTGGGCCGCGATCCGCGACGCCTACCTCGCGCTCTTCCGCGGTGGCGTCTGGAACTACAAGGCTGACAACCTGACGGACGCGATCAAGCCGCTCACCGTCACCCTCAAGTACGCGACGCCGCTCATCGGCGCGGGCCTCGGCCTCGCCGTCGGCTTCCGTGCCGGCCTGTTCAACATCGGTGGTCAGGGCCAGATGATCCTCGCGGCCATCGGTGCCGGCTGGATCGGCTTCAAGCTCGACCTGCCCGCCGGCGTCCACCTCGTCGTCGCGGTCCTCGTCGGCCTCGCGATGGGTGCCCTCTGGGCCGGCATCGCGGGCGCGCTCAAGGCGTTCACGGGCGCGCACGAGGTCATCACGACCATCATGCTCAACCACACCGCGTACTACCTGCTCTTCTTCCTGCTGGCGACACCTGGCCTGCTGCAGGCCCCCGGGTCCTCCAACCCGAAGACGCCCGCGATGAAGGAGACCGCGGTCATGCCGGTCCTCTTCCAGGGCGGGTTCCCGATCCATCTCGGCTTCGTGTTCGCGCTCGTCGCGGTCGCGATCACGTGGTGGCTCCTCGAGCGCTCGCGCATCGGCTTCACGTTCAAGGCCGTCGGTGAGAACCCGTCCGCCGCTCGCGTCGCTGGTATCGACGTCCCGCGCACGACCCTCTACGTCATGCTCGTCTCGGGTGCCCTCGTCGGCCTCGCGGGCGCGACCCAGGTCCTCGGCACCTCGGTCACCGGCTTCAGCACCGACGTCGACGCCGGCATCGGCTTCGACGCGATCACGGTCGCGCTGCTCGGTCGCTCCTCGCCGCTCGGCGTCCTGGGCGCCGGCATCCTCTTCGGGGCCTTCAAGGCCGGTGGCGCGACCATGCAGGCCGCCGAGACCATCCCGATCGAGATCGTGACCGTCATCCAGTCGCTCATCGTCCTGTTCATCGCGGCCCCGCCGCTCGTCAGAGCGATCTTCAGGCTGCCCGCCCCGGGCGCCACGAAGTCCTCTCGCCGTGCCCGCAAGGAGGTGGCAGCATGA
- a CDS encoding ABC transporter permease — MSAATIIPDESPVSENLRKVEVVSKKFPVVLTSVLVVLLAIVAFAAREGDTKFRFSSPDDFVSIPSITVPGMTVAWACVVLMALLAAASWALYVVGRKTPWYLGAVFALVFMAGFLAWAGAGSSSDFPVVRLISSSVLLAVPLVFGALGGAIGERAGVVNIAIEAQLLASAFVAAIVGTITGSPWAGLVAALLAGALVALVLGVFTITYRVNQVIVGVVLNVLVLGVTSFVYSQVLVPQAALYNKTTRFPTFEIPVLGQIPVIGPALFNQSLIVYLMYLTVPAVWFAMFRTRWGLRLRAVGEHPLAADTVGIKVERVRYRALLIAGGIVGMGGAYYTLVSVSSFGKNMTAGAGFIALAAVIFGKWDPIKATLAALLFGFASALAGAMSIVGSPVPSQFMLMLPYVVTLLAVAGLVGQSRGPAASGEPYVKE, encoded by the coding sequence ATGAGCGCCGCCACGATCATCCCCGACGAGTCCCCGGTCTCGGAGAACCTCCGCAAGGTCGAGGTCGTCTCCAAGAAGTTCCCGGTCGTCCTGACGTCCGTCCTCGTCGTCCTGCTCGCGATCGTCGCGTTCGCGGCGCGCGAGGGTGACACCAAGTTCCGCTTCTCCTCGCCGGACGACTTCGTGTCGATCCCGTCGATCACCGTGCCGGGCATGACCGTCGCCTGGGCGTGCGTCGTCCTCATGGCCCTGCTCGCCGCCGCCTCGTGGGCTCTCTACGTCGTCGGTCGCAAGACGCCGTGGTACCTGGGCGCGGTGTTCGCGCTCGTGTTCATGGCCGGGTTCCTGGCCTGGGCGGGCGCCGGTTCGTCGAGCGACTTCCCGGTCGTCCGGCTCATCAGCTCCTCCGTGCTGCTCGCCGTGCCGCTCGTCTTCGGTGCGCTCGGCGGTGCGATCGGTGAGCGCGCCGGTGTCGTCAACATCGCTATCGAGGCGCAGCTGCTCGCGTCGGCCTTCGTCGCCGCGATCGTCGGCACCATCACGGGCAGCCCGTGGGCCGGCCTCGTCGCCGCCCTGCTCGCCGGCGCGCTCGTCGCGCTCGTCCTGGGCGTGTTCACGATCACGTACCGCGTGAACCAGGTCATCGTCGGTGTCGTCCTCAACGTGCTGGTGCTCGGCGTGACGAGCTTCGTCTACTCGCAGGTGCTCGTGCCGCAGGCCGCGCTCTACAACAAGACGACCCGCTTCCCGACGTTCGAGATCCCGGTCCTCGGACAGATCCCGGTCATCGGCCCGGCGCTGTTCAACCAGTCGCTCATCGTCTACCTCATGTACCTCACGGTCCCGGCCGTCTGGTTCGCGATGTTCCGCACCCGCTGGGGCCTGCGCCTGCGCGCCGTCGGCGAGCACCCGCTCGCGGCGGACACGGTGGGCATCAAGGTCGAGCGCGTGCGCTACCGCGCCCTCCTGATCGCCGGTGGCATCGTCGGCATGGGTGGCGCCTACTACACGCTCGTGTCGGTGTCCTCGTTCGGCAAGAACATGACCGCAGGTGCGGGCTTCATTGCCCTGGCCGCCGTCATCTTCGGCAAGTGGGACCCGATCAAGGCGACCCTCGCGGCGCTCCTGTTCGGTTTCGCGTCGGCGCTCGCCGGTGCGATGAGCATCGTCGGTTCGCCGGTGCCGAGCCAGTTCATGCTCATGCTCCCGTACGTCGTCACGCTGCTCGCCGTGGCCGGCCTCGTCGGGCAGTCCCGCGGCCCGGCCGCCTCGGGCGAGCCCTACGTCAAGGAGTGA
- a CDS encoding phospho-sugar mutase has product MSTQDSLVPELSDELRAQVEAWIVDDPDEATKYELQDLLDVASGREPSSGPVEDPAAARAAAVAEIQDAFSGLLQFGTAGLRGRMAAGPNRMNRAVVIRAAAGLAAYLLEARAAVGDGGRPSIVIGYDARYNSATFAQDTAAVMTAAGVDAHLFPGHCPTPVVAFAVRHLGVDAGVVVTASHNPPQDNGYKVYLGGALVTDEGQGAQIVPPYDGLIAAKIAAVPSVASVARAHSGWQTVSDDVAETYRATVSRNALPVGPEAPRDLRVVYTPMHGVGAKTAEAVLAAAGYTDVHAVPEQVEPDPDFPTVDFPNPEEPGAIDLALAHARRVGADLVIANDPDADRCAAAVYDPRWEREADGDTPARDGWRMLHGDEVGALLGYTVAERAARQRIAPGTLRLANSIVSSRLLGRIAAHHHLEYSATLTGFKWISRAKGLVFGYEEALGYCVDPAQVRDKDGISAALMLVQIADGLKAQGRTLVDLLDDLARQHGLHLTDQLSARFTDLSQIPATMERLRSNPPSTLVGSPVLSVDDLADGVDGLPPTDGLRLLMQDGSRVIVRPSGTEPKVKCYLEVVFPVEMDASFDMITRARAEAREHLESIKAEMRTALGL; this is encoded by the coding sequence ATGTCCACGCAGGACTCGCTCGTCCCCGAGCTGTCGGACGAGCTGCGCGCCCAGGTCGAGGCGTGGATCGTCGACGACCCGGACGAGGCCACGAAGTACGAGCTGCAGGACCTGCTCGACGTCGCTTCAGGCCGTGAGCCGAGCAGCGGTCCGGTCGAGGACCCGGCTGCCGCCCGGGCGGCGGCCGTCGCCGAGATCCAGGACGCGTTCTCGGGTCTGCTGCAGTTCGGCACGGCCGGCCTGCGCGGCCGCATGGCGGCCGGCCCGAACCGCATGAACCGAGCCGTCGTCATCCGCGCGGCCGCGGGTCTCGCGGCCTACCTCCTCGAGGCGCGCGCCGCCGTCGGCGACGGCGGCCGCCCGTCGATCGTGATCGGCTACGACGCCCGCTACAACTCCGCGACCTTCGCGCAGGACACGGCGGCCGTCATGACGGCCGCGGGCGTCGACGCGCACCTGTTCCCGGGCCACTGCCCGACGCCGGTCGTCGCGTTCGCGGTGCGTCACCTCGGCGTGGACGCGGGTGTCGTCGTCACGGCGAGCCACAACCCGCCGCAGGACAACGGCTACAAGGTCTACCTCGGCGGCGCCCTCGTCACCGACGAGGGACAGGGCGCCCAGATCGTCCCGCCGTACGACGGCCTCATCGCCGCGAAGATCGCGGCCGTGCCGTCGGTCGCCTCGGTCGCCCGCGCCCACTCGGGCTGGCAGACCGTGAGCGACGACGTCGCCGAGACGTACCGCGCGACAGTGTCCCGCAACGCCCTGCCCGTCGGTCCCGAGGCGCCGCGCGACCTTCGCGTCGTCTACACGCCGATGCACGGCGTCGGCGCGAAGACCGCCGAGGCGGTCCTCGCCGCGGCCGGGTACACGGACGTGCACGCCGTCCCCGAGCAGGTCGAGCCTGACCCGGACTTCCCGACGGTCGACTTCCCGAACCCCGAGGAGCCCGGCGCGATCGACCTGGCCCTCGCCCACGCACGACGCGTCGGTGCGGACCTCGTCATCGCGAACGACCCGGACGCCGACCGCTGCGCCGCCGCGGTCTACGACCCGCGCTGGGAGCGTGAGGCAGACGGCGACACCCCGGCTCGTGACGGCTGGCGCATGCTGCACGGCGACGAGGTCGGCGCACTGCTGGGCTACACGGTCGCGGAGCGCGCGGCGCGTCAGCGCATCGCGCCGGGGACGCTGCGCCTCGCCAACTCGATCGTGTCGTCGCGCCTGCTGGGTCGCATCGCGGCGCACCACCACCTCGAGTACTCGGCGACGCTCACGGGCTTCAAGTGGATCTCCCGCGCGAAGGGCCTCGTGTTCGGCTACGAGGAGGCGCTCGGCTACTGCGTCGACCCGGCCCAGGTGCGGGACAAGGACGGCATCAGCGCGGCGCTCATGCTCGTGCAGATCGCCGACGGCCTCAAGGCCCAGGGGCGCACGCTCGTCGACCTGCTCGACGACCTCGCGCGCCAGCACGGCCTGCACCTGACGGACCAGCTCTCGGCCCGGTTCACGGACCTGTCGCAGATCCCGGCCACGATGGAGCGCTTGCGCTCCAACCCGCCGTCGACCCTCGTGGGTTCGCCCGTCCTGAGCGTCGACGACCTCGCCGACGGCGTCGACGGGCTCCCGCCGACCGACGGTCTGCGGCTGCTCATGCAGGACGGCTCGCGCGTCATCGTCCGCCCGTCCGGCACCGAGCCGAAGGTCAAGTGCTACCTCGAGGTCGTGTTCCCGGTCGAGATGGACGCGTCGTTCGACATGATCACGCGTGCTCGCGCCGAGGCGCGCGAGCACCTCGAGAGCATCAAGGCGGAGATGCGCACGGCCCTCGGCCTCTGA
- a CDS encoding thymidine phosphorylase: MSGTEKFAAVDVIIAKRDGHVLTDEQIDWVIDAYTRGVVAEEQMSALNMAILLNGMNRAEIARWTNAMIASGERMDFSSLRNPTSDKHSTGGVGDKITLPLAPLVAVFDVAVPQLSGRGLGHTGGTLDKLESIPGWQAAMSNEAMLAQLDDVGAVICQAGSGLAPADRKLYALRDVTGTVEAIPLIASSIMSKKIAEGTGALVLDVKVGSGAFMKDIDRARELARTMVDLGTDAGVRTVALLTDMSTPLGLTAGNALEVRESVEVLAGGGPSDVVDLTVALAVEMLAAADRPVGEDEVRAALQDGRAMDRWNAMISAQGGDPHAELPWATHTQEVLAEEDGVLTKLDAYDVGIAAWRLGAGRARREDSVQAGAGVVMHAKPGDTVRKGEPILTLHTDTPERFDRAIEALEGGIEIAAPGTGFTPSDVVLDRISGF; encoded by the coding sequence ATGAGCGGTACCGAGAAGTTCGCAGCGGTCGACGTCATCATCGCGAAGCGTGACGGGCACGTCCTCACGGACGAGCAGATCGACTGGGTGATCGACGCCTACACGCGCGGCGTCGTCGCCGAGGAGCAGATGTCCGCCCTCAACATGGCGATCCTGCTCAACGGCATGAACCGAGCCGAGATCGCCCGCTGGACGAACGCGATGATCGCCTCGGGCGAGCGCATGGACTTCTCGTCCCTGCGCAACCCGACGTCGGACAAGCACTCGACCGGCGGCGTCGGCGACAAGATCACGCTGCCGCTCGCCCCGCTCGTCGCGGTGTTCGACGTCGCCGTCCCGCAGCTCTCGGGCCGCGGTCTCGGCCACACGGGCGGCACGCTCGACAAGCTCGAGTCCATCCCCGGGTGGCAGGCAGCGATGTCGAACGAGGCGATGCTCGCCCAGCTCGACGACGTCGGCGCCGTCATCTGCCAGGCGGGGTCCGGCCTCGCCCCGGCCGACCGCAAGCTCTACGCGCTGCGTGACGTCACCGGCACGGTCGAGGCGATCCCGCTCATCGCGAGCTCGATCATGAGCAAGAAGATCGCGGAGGGGACGGGCGCGCTCGTCCTCGACGTCAAGGTCGGCTCCGGCGCGTTCATGAAGGACATCGACCGTGCGCGCGAGCTCGCTCGCACCATGGTCGACCTCGGCACCGACGCAGGCGTCCGCACGGTTGCGCTGCTGACCGACATGTCGACGCCGCTCGGCCTGACCGCGGGCAACGCGCTCGAGGTCCGTGAGTCGGTCGAGGTGCTCGCCGGCGGTGGCCCGTCGGACGTGGTCGACCTCACCGTCGCGCTCGCCGTCGAGATGCTCGCGGCTGCCGACCGTCCGGTCGGCGAGGACGAGGTCCGTGCCGCCCTCCAGGACGGCCGCGCGATGGACCGCTGGAACGCGATGATCTCGGCGCAGGGCGGCGACCCGCACGCCGAGCTCCCGTGGGCCACGCACACGCAGGAGGTGCTCGCCGAGGAGGACGGCGTCCTCACGAAGCTCGACGCCTACGACGTCGGCATCGCGGCGTGGCGTCTCGGCGCGGGCCGTGCCCGCCGCGAGGACTCGGTCCAGGCCGGCGCCGGCGTGGTGATGCACGCCAAGCCGGGCGACACCGTCCGCAAGGGTGAGCCGATCCTCACGCTGCACACCGACACCCCGGAGCGCTTCGACCGCGCGATCGAGGCGCTCGAGGGTGGCATCGAGATCGCCGCTCCCGGCACCGGGTTCACGCCGAGCGACGTGGTGCTCGACCGCATCAGCGGGTTCTGA
- the deoC gene encoding deoxyribose-phosphate aldolase — protein sequence MSTTTPAEVAAIVDHTLLKPEATAADVAALVDEGVRLGVFSVCVSPSMLPIDAKGLKVATVCGFPSGKHHSEVKAAEAARSIADGADEVDMVIDVGVAKTGDFAAVQADIAAVRAAVPAGKVLKVIIESAALTDEEIVGTCRAAEAAGADFVKTSTGFHPAGGASVRAVRLMAETVGGRLGVKASGAIRDGATALAMIEAGATRLGLSGTAAVLDGVAAGQSAADAAGDGSGGY from the coding sequence ATGAGCACCACCACCCCCGCCGAGGTCGCCGCGATCGTCGACCACACCCTGCTCAAGCCGGAGGCCACCGCGGCCGACGTCGCCGCTCTCGTCGACGAGGGCGTGCGTCTCGGCGTGTTCTCGGTGTGCGTCTCGCCGTCGATGCTCCCGATCGACGCCAAGGGCCTCAAGGTCGCGACCGTGTGCGGCTTCCCGTCGGGCAAGCACCACAGCGAGGTCAAGGCCGCCGAGGCAGCGCGCTCGATCGCTGACGGTGCTGACGAGGTCGACATGGTCATCGACGTCGGCGTCGCCAAGACCGGCGACTTCGCCGCGGTCCAGGCCGACATCGCCGCGGTGCGTGCCGCTGTTCCCGCCGGCAAGGTGCTCAAGGTCATCATCGAGTCGGCCGCGCTGACGGACGAGGAGATCGTCGGCACGTGCCGCGCGGCCGAGGCCGCGGGCGCGGACTTCGTCAAGACGTCGACGGGCTTCCACCCGGCGGGCGGCGCGTCCGTCCGCGCCGTCAGGCTCATGGCGGAGACGGTCGGCGGCCGCCTCGGGGTCAAGGCCTCCGGCGCGATCCGCGACGGCGCGACGGCGCTCGCGATGATCGAGGCCGGCGCGACGCGCCTGGGCCTCTCGGGAACGGCTGCCGTGCTCGACGGCGTCGCGGCGGGGCAGTCCGCTGCCGACGCTGCGGGCGACGGTTCGGGCGGTTACTGA
- a CDS encoding siderophore-interacting protein: MSSTRVTPHLVRLVLGGSSLVDFVDLPWTDHYVKVEVPAEGHTSSEGREGRSAARSYTVRRWDSERHEVTLDVVVHGDDGLVGPWARDARPGDPVVLRGQGGDFLPDPACDATVLVGDESALPAIAVALEKLPAGVRAFAFVEVADALERQELPVPDGAQLTWVVRGESFGAALIDAVRRARLPSGRLQAFVHGEAGMVREVRRHLRGERGVAREDLSASGYWRLGRADEAWRAEKADWKAAVAQDDAALA, encoded by the coding sequence GTGTCCTCCACGCGAGTGACGCCGCACCTCGTCCGCCTCGTGCTCGGTGGCAGCAGCCTGGTCGACTTCGTCGACCTTCCGTGGACCGACCACTACGTCAAGGTCGAGGTGCCCGCGGAGGGGCACACGTCCTCCGAGGGGCGCGAGGGTCGCAGCGCCGCGCGCTCGTACACGGTGCGCCGCTGGGACTCTGAGCGCCACGAGGTGACGCTCGACGTCGTCGTCCACGGCGACGACGGTCTCGTGGGACCGTGGGCGCGCGACGCGCGTCCCGGCGACCCGGTCGTCCTGCGCGGGCAGGGCGGCGACTTCCTCCCTGATCCTGCGTGCGACGCGACCGTGCTCGTCGGCGACGAGTCGGCGCTCCCAGCGATCGCGGTCGCGCTCGAGAAGCTGCCGGCCGGGGTGCGGGCCTTCGCGTTCGTCGAGGTCGCGGACGCGCTCGAGCGGCAGGAGCTCCCGGTGCCGGACGGCGCGCAGCTCACCTGGGTCGTGCGCGGCGAGTCGTTCGGTGCAGCGCTGATCGATGCCGTGCGCCGCGCGCGGCTGCCGTCCGGGCGTCTGCAGGCGTTCGTGCACGGCGAGGCCGGCATGGTCCGCGAGGTGCGGCGGCACCTGCGCGGGGAGCGCGGTGTCGCGCGCGAAGACCTGTCGGCGTCGGGCTACTGGCGCCTGGGCCGCGCCGACGAGGCGTGGCGCGCGGAGAAGGCCGACTGGAAGGCCGCCGTCGCGCAGGACGACGCAGCGCTCGCCTGA